Proteins found in one Gimesia chilikensis genomic segment:
- a CDS encoding sigma-54-dependent transcriptional regulator — MSNSVNKLRVLFVDDEAAIREVMRIELPRMGHDVTICEDGQSALTALDKITFDAAIVDLRMPGLSGWDVIDHINKVSPETEVIISTGHGSIDEAIQAIRRGAYDFLPKPCKLIDIATVLQKVADKRSLQNKNFALESRLKSVEGPCQIVGETPPMLRVKKLIEKIAPTDSTALILGETGTGKELVARRIHDLSARASMPFVPVNCGALPENLVESELFGHRKGAFTGADTPRKGLIEIANGGTLFLDELGELDKTMQVKLLRFLESGEVRRVGDSETFHVDVRIVCATNRDLQEMVGEGTFREDLYFRVNTFEINLPALRERKGDIPEISRVLLKRHLKKDSIPQDILAPETVEILQEYDWKGNVRELANALEHAVILWDGVQIQPADLPSNLTRNSSIPMSGSTSVNWTEGMEGKTLRDIEMEVIYHVLDKHDGDKPKCAAELGIALKTLYNKLNQYQTRAAG; from the coding sequence TTGAGTAATTCGGTTAATAAATTACGGGTCTTGTTTGTCGATGATGAAGCAGCCATTCGCGAGGTGATGCGCATCGAACTGCCCCGGATGGGACATGATGTCACCATCTGCGAGGACGGTCAGTCGGCATTGACGGCACTGGATAAAATCACATTTGACGCAGCGATTGTCGACTTGCGGATGCCCGGCTTAAGTGGCTGGGATGTGATTGATCATATCAATAAAGTCTCTCCTGAAACCGAAGTGATTATCAGCACCGGTCACGGGAGTATTGACGAAGCGATCCAGGCGATCCGCCGCGGCGCGTATGACTTCCTGCCCAAGCCCTGTAAGCTGATTGATATTGCGACCGTACTGCAGAAAGTGGCTGACAAACGCTCGCTGCAGAACAAGAATTTCGCACTCGAGTCACGGCTGAAAAGTGTGGAAGGCCCCTGTCAGATCGTGGGCGAAACTCCACCAATGCTGCGAGTGAAAAAGCTGATCGAGAAGATCGCACCTACCGACTCGACCGCGTTGATTCTGGGTGAAACCGGGACCGGTAAAGAACTCGTAGCGCGTCGTATTCACGATCTGAGTGCCCGTGCCTCGATGCCGTTTGTACCTGTGAACTGTGGTGCCCTGCCTGAAAATCTGGTAGAGAGCGAACTGTTTGGTCATCGTAAAGGCGCATTTACCGGTGCAGATACTCCCCGTAAAGGGTTGATTGAAATTGCAAACGGCGGAACCCTGTTCCTGGACGAACTGGGTGAGCTGGATAAAACGATGCAGGTCAAATTGCTGCGGTTTCTGGAATCCGGCGAAGTCCGTCGTGTGGGGGACAGCGAGACCTTCCATGTTGATGTGCGAATCGTCTGTGCAACCAACCGGGATCTGCAGGAAATGGTCGGTGAGGGAACCTTCCGTGAAGACCTCTATTTCCGGGTGAATACGTTCGAAATCAATCTGCCTGCGTTACGGGAGCGGAAAGGTGATATTCCGGAAATTTCCCGCGTACTGCTCAAACGGCATCTGAAAAAAGATTCCATTCCCCAGGATATTCTGGCTCCTGAGACCGTCGAAATTCTTCAGGAATACGACTGGAAAGGGAACGTGCGGGAACTGGCAAATGCGTTGGAGCATGCCGTGATTCTGTGGGATGGCGTGCAGATCCAGCCTGCAGATCTGCCTTCCAATCTGACACGAAATTCTTCCATTCCGATGTCGGGTTCGACCAGTGTGAACTGGACCGAAGGGATGGAAGGTAAGACATTACGTGATATCGAGATGGAAGTGATTTATCACGTTCTGGATAAGCACGATGGAGACAAACCCAAGTGTGCTGCCGAGTTGGGAATTGCCTTAAAGACACTGTATAACAAGCTGAATCAGTACCAGACCCGCGCTGCCGGCTGA
- the lexA gene encoding transcriptional repressor LexA — translation MAGTKANLTQRQQEIYDFLKDKIINRGYGPTVREIGANFGIRSPNGVMCHLKALEKKGLITRESHMSRAIQLCDHSQKRTRLPLAGQIAAGSPVLAVQDDEHIDFGPLFDPDDQFCLKVKGVSMIEDQIADGDYVIVHKQNTCKEGDIVVALVDGQEATLKRYYSEGDRIRLEPANSSMQPIYSKNVDILGVVTGVIRKY, via the coding sequence ATGGCAGGCACCAAAGCAAACCTTACCCAACGACAGCAGGAGATCTACGATTTCCTGAAAGACAAAATTATCAATCGTGGCTACGGCCCCACCGTGCGTGAAATCGGAGCCAACTTTGGCATCCGCTCTCCCAATGGTGTGATGTGTCACCTCAAAGCCCTTGAGAAAAAAGGGTTGATCACCCGCGAGTCTCACATGTCTCGTGCGATTCAACTCTGTGACCACTCCCAGAAACGGACTCGTCTCCCTCTGGCTGGTCAAATCGCTGCCGGCAGTCCCGTACTCGCCGTACAGGATGATGAGCACATCGACTTCGGACCACTGTTCGACCCAGATGATCAGTTCTGCCTGAAAGTCAAAGGGGTCTCCATGATCGAAGATCAGATCGCTGACGGAGATTACGTCATCGTCCACAAACAGAACACCTGCAAAGAAGGTGACATTGTGGTTGCTCTGGTCGATGGTCAGGAAGCGACTCTGAAACGCTACTACTCAGAAGGCGACCGGATCCGTCTCGAACCGGCTAACTCCAGCATGCAGCCCATTTACTCCAAAAATGTGGACATCCTGGGAGTCGTCACCGGCGTCATCCGTAAATACTAA
- a CDS encoding DUF1559 domain-containing protein, translating into MSTDYSKRCGFTLIEILVTITIIGLLIALLIPAVQAVREAARKMQCSNNLHQLGIAVQSYHEAHSVLPFGVGLDYDGPISSLGTLEDRRYSAHAMLLPYLDQSVVYNQLNFNVAPFYPFVNAANDDQQELARRFDEVINGPAAAARLGVFLCPSDLDRLQSRWGTNNYRTCNGSSWSGRDGNGMFGQISSVKLDDVKDGLTNTAMFSEHVKGSWDDTLIDPLSDLYNLQGVWTESQFSDACGRLTPQTAGAYQYDVESGQTWLAGNMNWTRYNHVRTPNRTNCKNGFTWDGVILNATSWHTGGVNVLMGDESVRFVNENINDELWRALGTRSGGEAISGAGI; encoded by the coding sequence TTGTCTACTGACTACTCGAAACGGTGCGGATTCACCCTGATTGAGATTCTGGTGACAATCACCATTATCGGGCTGCTGATCGCACTGTTGATCCCCGCGGTTCAGGCCGTACGTGAAGCTGCACGTAAAATGCAGTGTTCCAATAACCTGCATCAGCTGGGGATTGCCGTTCAGTCTTATCATGAAGCGCACTCGGTACTCCCGTTTGGGGTTGGCCTCGACTATGACGGCCCTATCTCTTCACTGGGGACTCTCGAAGACCGTCGTTATTCCGCGCATGCCATGCTGCTGCCTTATCTGGATCAGTCAGTGGTTTATAACCAGCTCAATTTCAACGTGGCCCCGTTCTATCCATTTGTGAATGCGGCTAACGACGATCAGCAGGAACTGGCCCGTCGATTTGATGAGGTCATTAACGGCCCCGCTGCTGCGGCCCGACTGGGAGTCTTTCTCTGTCCCAGTGATCTGGATCGTCTGCAGAGTCGCTGGGGGACCAATAATTATCGCACGTGCAACGGAAGTTCCTGGTCCGGGCGGGACGGGAATGGCATGTTTGGACAGATCAGCAGTGTGAAACTGGACGATGTCAAAGACGGGCTCACCAACACGGCGATGTTCAGCGAACATGTTAAAGGGAGCTGGGATGATACGCTCATCGATCCACTTTCCGACCTATATAATCTGCAGGGAGTCTGGACCGAGAGCCAGTTCAGTGATGCCTGCGGCCGCCTGACCCCGCAGACCGCGGGGGCGTATCAGTACGATGTGGAGTCGGGACAGACCTGGCTGGCGGGGAACATGAACTGGACCCGCTATAACCATGTACGGACGCCCAATCGCACGAACTGTAAAAACGGATTTACCTGGGACGGAGTGATCCTGAATGCAACCAGTTGGCACACGGGCGGGGTCAATGTACTGATGGGAGATGAGAGCGTGCGTTTCGTCAATGAAAATATCAATGATGAACTCTGGCGTGCCCTGGGTACCCGATCCGGAGGCGAAGCGATCTCAGGGGCAGGCATATGA
- a CDS encoding DUF1583 domain-containing protein translates to MKCYLTAVLILILGGVSAPVLAQPESREAYFSFRGEEFDNKLLVPLGRGTVRLFQPRPEGLLFRLPAEHKLPTLGVSPRFQIEGDFEITAAYEVPVWKDPKAGYGMGPSLYLKLNDEAGSAVALGRLLRPGKKHVFSTMLSSTVDEKRNYDVKLYDTSINSGKLKLVRTGGLLKFLVTEDSPNEFRELRQVELGTADVELLRLGVQQSDPETPVQVLWKDLSIKATGFPNHPDSLAKGKQLHVPSYHPAPQPESFSLYWSLAAGIGLVVMIGGVIWVRKRG, encoded by the coding sequence ATGAAGTGTTATCTCACTGCTGTGTTGATCCTGATTCTGGGAGGTGTTTCTGCGCCGGTGCTGGCGCAACCCGAGTCGCGCGAAGCCTATTTCAGCTTTCGCGGAGAAGAGTTCGATAATAAACTGCTCGTTCCCCTTGGCAGGGGGACAGTGCGGTTGTTTCAGCCCCGTCCCGAAGGATTGCTGTTCCGACTTCCTGCAGAGCATAAGCTCCCCACGCTGGGGGTCAGCCCCCGTTTCCAGATTGAGGGGGATTTTGAAATTACTGCTGCGTACGAAGTGCCCGTCTGGAAGGATCCGAAAGCCGGCTATGGAATGGGACCGAGTCTCTACCTGAAACTGAATGACGAGGCTGGGTCAGCAGTCGCGCTGGGACGTCTGCTGCGTCCGGGAAAGAAGCATGTCTTCAGCACCATGCTCTCAAGTACGGTGGATGAGAAACGCAACTATGATGTGAAACTGTATGATACCAGTATCAATTCCGGGAAATTAAAACTGGTTCGGACCGGGGGACTCTTGAAGTTCCTGGTCACGGAAGATTCTCCGAATGAGTTTCGTGAGTTGCGGCAGGTGGAACTGGGAACCGCCGACGTGGAGTTGCTGCGTCTGGGAGTCCAGCAGAGCGATCCGGAAACGCCGGTCCAGGTGCTCTGGAAAGATTTGAGTATCAAAGCCACCGGGTTTCCGAACCATCCCGATTCCCTCGCGAAGGGGAAACAGCTGCATGTGCCCAGCTATCACCCGGCACCTCAACCCGAATCCTTTTCCTTATATTGGAGCCTGGCAGCTGGGATTGGCCTGGTCGTGATGATCGGTGGCGTGATCTGGGTGCGAAAGCGCGGTTGA